From Microcystis aeruginosa NIES-2549, a single genomic window includes:
- the fabF gene encoding beta-ketoacyl-ACP synthase II: MTELPLKRVVITGMGAITPLGNNLADYWTGLINGKSGIGLISHFDASRHACRIAGEVRGFDPHDYVDRKEAKRMDRFAQFAVAASLQALQDSRLVIDALNADDIGVLIGTGVGGLKVLEDQQEIYLTKGPSRCSPFMIPMMIANMAAGLTAIHTGAKGPSNCTVTACAAGSNAIGDAFRLVQRGLAKGMICGGTEAAVTPLGLAGFASAKALSTRNDDPTRASRPFDKDRDGFVMGEGAGILIIEELETALARGARIYAEMIGYGLTCDAYHMTAPVPDGRGATRAIELAIKDAGLTPAEISYINAHGTSTGANDPTETKAIKKALGESAYKIPVSSTKSMTGHLLGGSGGIEAVATVMAIANDQIPPTLNLDNPDPDCDLDYVPYESRQQIVNAALSNSFGFGGHNVTLAFRKYA, translated from the coding sequence ATGACAGAATTGCCATTAAAAAGGGTTGTCATCACGGGGATGGGTGCGATCACTCCCCTCGGCAATAATCTAGCAGACTATTGGACAGGCTTAATCAACGGCAAAAGTGGCATTGGTTTAATCAGCCACTTTGATGCCTCCCGTCACGCTTGTCGCATTGCTGGGGAAGTGCGGGGTTTTGACCCCCATGACTATGTGGATCGCAAAGAGGCAAAACGCATGGACCGTTTCGCTCAATTTGCCGTCGCCGCCAGTTTGCAAGCACTGCAAGATTCTCGATTAGTGATCGACGCTCTCAATGCCGATGATATAGGTGTACTAATTGGTACGGGCGTGGGTGGCTTAAAAGTGCTTGAGGATCAACAGGAAATTTACTTGACAAAAGGACCGAGCCGGTGTAGTCCCTTCATGATCCCGATGATGATTGCCAATATGGCCGCCGGTTTAACCGCTATTCACACGGGGGCCAAAGGACCGAGTAACTGCACCGTGACCGCTTGCGCTGCCGGTTCCAATGCCATCGGCGATGCTTTCCGTCTAGTACAAAGGGGTTTAGCCAAAGGGATGATCTGCGGTGGGACGGAAGCCGCCGTTACCCCCCTAGGATTGGCTGGTTTTGCCTCCGCTAAGGCCCTGTCCACCCGCAACGATGACCCCACCCGGGCCAGTCGTCCCTTCGACAAGGATCGGGATGGTTTTGTCATGGGGGAAGGGGCAGGAATTTTGATTATAGAGGAATTAGAAACGGCCTTGGCCCGTGGGGCGCGTATTTACGCCGAAATGATCGGTTATGGTCTGACTTGCGATGCCTATCACATGACGGCACCGGTTCCCGATGGTCGTGGGGCCACCAGAGCGATCGAATTAGCGATCAAAGATGCCGGTTTGACTCCGGCGGAAATTAGCTACATCAACGCCCACGGGACCAGTACGGGAGCCAATGATCCCACGGAAACCAAGGCGATTAAAAAAGCTTTAGGAGAATCGGCCTACAAAATCCCTGTCAGTTCCACCAAATCGATGACAGGCCACCTTTTAGGCGGTTCTGGCGGCATTGAAGCCGTGGCCACGGTGATGGCGATCGCTAATGACCAGATTCCCCCGACTCTCAACCTGGACAATCCTGACCCCGATTGCGATCTCGATTACGTCCCCTACGAAAGTCGTCAGCAGATAGTTAACGCTGCCCTTTCCAACTCCTTTGGATTTGGTGGCCATAACGTCACCTTAGCTTTTAGAAAATATGCTTGA
- a CDS encoding acyl carrier protein yields the protein MSTEIFDRVKKIVVEQLEVEDLGTVTPEASFANDLKADSLDVVELVMALEEEFDIEIPDDAAEQIDTVGKAVDYISEKVGATA from the coding sequence ATGAGTACAGAAATTTTCGATCGAGTTAAAAAAATTGTTGTGGAACAATTAGAAGTAGAGGATCTGGGTACAGTTACCCCCGAAGCAAGCTTTGCTAATGATCTGAAAGCTGATTCCCTTGATGTGGTCGAGTTAGTGATGGCTTTAGAGGAAGAATTTGATATTGAAATTCCCGACGACGCAGCCGAACAAATTGACACTGTAGGCAAAGCTGTCGATTATATTAGCGAGAAAGTAGGAGCAACCGCCTAG
- a CDS encoding heme oxygenase (biliverdin-producing) — MSVNLSTQLREGTKKSHTMAENVGFVKCFLKGVVEKTSYRKLVANLYFVYSAMEEEMEKLPSHPVVSKICFPELNRKNTLEQDLYFYYGPNWRNEIALSPAGQAYVNRIREIATTEPELLVAHSYTRYLGDLSGGQILKKIAEKAMNLETGGTAFYDFKDISDEKAYKNHYRQTLDELPVDQAMADRIVTEANAAFGMNMKMFQELEGNLIKAIGIMLFNTLTRRRSTGSTETGLATAE; from the coding sequence ATGAGCGTTAATTTATCAACTCAACTGCGGGAAGGCACGAAAAAATCCCACACCATGGCAGAAAACGTCGGTTTTGTCAAGTGTTTTCTCAAAGGCGTGGTAGAAAAAACTTCCTATCGCAAACTGGTGGCTAACCTCTACTTCGTCTATTCGGCCATGGAGGAGGAGATGGAAAAACTTCCTAGTCATCCCGTCGTTTCTAAAATCTGTTTTCCTGAACTCAATCGTAAAAATACGCTGGAACAGGATTTATATTTTTATTACGGTCCCAATTGGCGCAACGAGATCGCTTTATCTCCCGCAGGTCAGGCCTACGTTAACCGGATTCGGGAAATCGCCACAACAGAACCCGAATTATTAGTCGCTCATTCCTATACCCGTTATCTCGGCGATCTGTCCGGGGGGCAAATCTTGAAAAAAATCGCCGAAAAAGCGATGAATCTGGAAACTGGTGGCACGGCTTTCTATGATTTCAAAGATATTTCCGACGAAAAAGCCTATAAAAACCACTATCGTCAAACCCTCGACGAGTTACCAGTGGATCAAGCCATGGCCGATCGCATTGTCACCGAAGCTAACGCCGCTTTTGGCATGAACATGAAAATGTTCCAAGAGTTGGAAGGCAATCTAATCAAGGCGATCGGAATTATGCTCTTTAATACTCTCACCCGTCGTCGCAGCACTGGCAGCACCGAAACTGGATTGGCTACCGCCGAATAG
- a CDS encoding response regulator transcription factor, whose protein sequence is MPRILVIDDDPAIAELVSINLEMAGYDVNPAEDGIKGQALAVQLQPDLIMLDLMLPKVDGFTVCQRLRRDERTSDIPILMLTALGQTQDKVEGFNAGADDYLTKPFEVEEMLARVRALLRRTDRIPQAAKHSEILSFGPLTLVPERFEAVWFEGVVKLTHLEFELLHCLLQRHGQTVSPSDILKEVWGYDPDDDIETIRVHIRHLRTKLEPDPRHPRYIKTVYGAGYCLELPTNEQMVLDSSVATV, encoded by the coding sequence ATGCCCCGAATACTTGTAATCGATGATGATCCTGCAATCGCGGAATTAGTCTCCATCAACTTGGAGATGGCGGGTTATGACGTTAATCCCGCAGAGGACGGGATTAAAGGCCAGGCCTTGGCCGTCCAGTTACAACCCGATTTAATCATGCTGGATTTAATGCTGCCCAAAGTCGATGGTTTTACCGTCTGTCAGCGTTTGCGACGAGATGAACGCACGTCCGACATCCCGATTTTGATGCTCACAGCCTTAGGACAAACCCAAGATAAAGTGGAAGGTTTTAATGCGGGTGCTGATGATTACCTGACCAAACCTTTCGAGGTGGAGGAAATGTTAGCTAGGGTGCGCGCCCTGCTCAGACGCACCGATCGCATTCCCCAAGCCGCTAAACACTCAGAAATACTCAGTTTTGGACCTTTAACCCTGGTTCCCGAACGTTTTGAGGCGGTCTGGTTTGAAGGTGTGGTCAAGTTAACCCATCTAGAATTCGAGTTACTCCACTGTCTTCTCCAACGTCACGGTCAAACCGTTTCCCCCAGTGATATTCTCAAGGAAGTCTGGGGATATGATCCCGATGATGATATCGAGACTATTCGCGTTCATATTCGCCATCTGAGAACGAAACTAGAACCCGATCCCCGTCATCCTCGCTATATTAAAACCGTTTACGGTGCGGGTTATTGTCTGGAGTTACCCACCAATGAACAGATGGTGCTTGATTCATCGGTGGCAACAGTTTAA
- a CDS encoding glutamate synthase subunit beta has protein sequence MGKPTGFIEFLRELPSELTPLDRLHNWDEFHLPMPEDKLRNQAARCMDCGTPFCHTGTLISGMASGCPINNLIPEWNDLIYRGLWREALDRLHKTNNFPEFTGRVCPAPCEGSCVLGIHNPPVTIKNIECSIIDKGWESGWITANPPAIRTGKKVAVIGSGPAGLAAADQLNKAGHWVTVYERADRPGGLLMYGIPNMKLDKEEVVLRRLQMLEQEGVKMVCNTEVGKDISSQDLLNEYDAVVICTGATKPRDLNIEGRQLKGIHFAMEFLTANTKALLDGQPGEDFISAAGKDVVIIGGGDTGTDCVGTSLRHNCRSVTQLEIMPQPPRERAADNPWPEWPKIYRLDYGQEEAAARFGDDPRVYTTTATKFEGDSEGNVTGIHTVQVEWQRNEKGQFIPQPVAGTETVIPTQLVLLAMGFLGPEQPLLDDLGLEKDARSNIKAEHGQFTTSLPKVFAAGDCRRGQSLVVWAINEGRGAARECDRFLMGATDLP, from the coding sequence ATGGGCAAACCGACTGGCTTTATCGAATTCCTGCGTGAACTTCCTTCCGAACTTACCCCCCTCGATCGCCTTCATAATTGGGATGAGTTTCATCTTCCCATGCCAGAAGATAAACTCCGCAATCAGGCCGCCCGTTGTATGGATTGTGGTACACCCTTTTGTCACACGGGAACGCTAATTAGTGGCATGGCCAGTGGTTGCCCGATTAATAACCTGATTCCGGAATGGAATGATTTAATCTATCGAGGATTGTGGCGAGAAGCCCTCGATCGCCTTCATAAAACCAATAATTTCCCCGAATTTACCGGTAGAGTCTGCCCCGCTCCCTGTGAGGGTTCCTGTGTTCTCGGTATTCATAATCCCCCCGTTACGATCAAAAATATTGAATGTTCGATTATTGACAAAGGTTGGGAATCCGGGTGGATTACTGCCAATCCCCCCGCCATCCGTACTGGCAAAAAAGTGGCCGTGATCGGTTCTGGACCTGCTGGATTAGCAGCCGCCGACCAGTTAAATAAAGCCGGTCACTGGGTGACAGTTTATGAAAGGGCCGACCGCCCCGGGGGACTATTAATGTACGGTATCCCCAACATGAAGTTAGATAAGGAAGAAGTGGTTCTGCGTCGTCTCCAGATGCTCGAACAGGAAGGGGTAAAAATGGTCTGTAACACGGAAGTGGGCAAGGATATCAGCAGCCAAGACCTATTAAACGAATACGATGCCGTGGTTATCTGTACCGGGGCGACCAAACCCCGGGATTTAAACATCGAAGGTCGCCAATTAAAGGGCATTCACTTCGCCATGGAGTTTCTCACCGCTAATACAAAAGCACTATTAGACGGACAGCCCGGGGAGGATTTTATCTCGGCCGCGGGTAAAGACGTGGTAATTATCGGCGGTGGCGACACGGGAACCGACTGTGTGGGGACTTCCCTGCGTCATAACTGCCGTAGCGTCACCCAATTAGAGATTATGCCGCAACCGCCCCGCGAACGGGCCGCCGATAATCCCTGGCCCGAATGGCCGAAAATCTACCGTCTGGACTATGGACAAGAGGAAGCGGCCGCGCGCTTTGGCGATGACCCCCGGGTTTATACCACCACGGCCACTAAATTCGAGGGGGATAGCGAGGGCAACGTGACGGGGATCCACACGGTACAGGTGGAATGGCAACGCAACGAAAAAGGGCAGTTTATCCCCCAACCGGTGGCAGGAACCGAAACAGTCATCCCGACGCAGTTAGTTTTATTGGCCATGGGATTTTTGGGACCAGAACAGCCTTTACTCGATGATTTGGGCCTAGAAAAGGATGCCCGCAGCAATATCAAGGCCGAACACGGTCAATTTACCACTAGCTTACCGAAAGTCTTTGCAGCGGGGGATTGTCGTCGTGGTCAAAGTTTGGTGGTTTGGGCGATTAATGAAGGCCGCGGGGCCGCCAGGGAATGCGATCGCTTTTTGATGGGGGCGACGGATTTACCTTAA
- the ylqF gene encoding ribosome biogenesis GTPase YlqF yields the protein MSLIQWYPGHIAKAERKLKEHLKLVDVVLEVRDARIPLASHHPQVDDWIGNKPRLLILNRLDMIPESAQQQWVTWFKSQGETVYFTNAKQGERVKAIIKAAEKIGDAINQKRQLRGMLPRPVRAVVIGFPNVGKSALINRLLGRKVVASARRAGVTRQLQWVRISDTLELLDAPGVIPSRLENQKDAVKLAICEDIGDAGYDNQRIAAAFVDLLIELNYEGLLQSRYGLNTLDMTGEDFIEKLANLKYQEDKERAAMQLLNDFRKGIIGAIPLELPPSS from the coding sequence ATGTCGTTAATTCAATGGTATCCCGGTCATATTGCCAAAGCGGAAAGAAAACTCAAGGAACATCTTAAACTCGTGGATGTGGTCCTAGAAGTGCGCGATGCTCGCATTCCCTTAGCCTCCCATCATCCGCAGGTGGACGATTGGATTGGCAATAAACCGCGCTTGTTAATCTTAAATCGTCTCGATATGATTCCCGAATCTGCCCAGCAACAATGGGTAACATGGTTTAAAAGTCAAGGAGAAACCGTCTATTTTACTAACGCTAAACAGGGAGAAAGAGTTAAAGCAATTATCAAAGCGGCGGAAAAAATTGGCGATGCAATTAACCAAAAACGCCAACTGAGAGGAATGTTACCGCGTCCAGTGCGGGCCGTGGTGATTGGGTTTCCCAATGTGGGCAAATCTGCCCTGATTAACCGTTTATTAGGGCGAAAAGTCGTTGCCAGCGCCCGCAGGGCCGGAGTAACGCGACAATTACAATGGGTGCGAATTTCCGACACCTTAGAATTATTGGACGCGCCGGGGGTGATCCCTTCCCGTTTAGAAAATCAAAAGGATGCGGTGAAATTAGCTATCTGTGAGGATATTGGGGATGCTGGTTATGATAACCAAAGGATAGCGGCGGCTTTTGTCGATTTATTAATAGAATTAAACTATGAAGGTCTTTTACAATCTCGTTATGGGTTGAATACCCTAGACATGACCGGGGAAGATTTTATCGAAAAATTGGCCAATCTCAAATATCAAGAAGATAAAGAAAGGGCAGCCATGCAGTTACTCAATGATTTTCGTAAGGGAATAATCGGGGCTATCCCCTTAGAATTGCCCCCTTCCTCTTGA
- a CDS encoding NUDIX hydrolase → MTNLKKWQIIKSELVFNNRWCQVRQDAVKLSSGQVIDDYFVNIRPEIVLVVPVTGDNQLVFVRQYRHGVKEILLEFPAGAVDAGEDNITAAARREFEEETGYQSDSLIALAVLYDNPVKDTNRIHIFLALNATPTGQQKLDVTEEIEVILRPLQEINPQEITVSGSLAAFYLARDFLKQN, encoded by the coding sequence ATGACTAATTTAAAAAAATGGCAAATTATTAAATCTGAGCTAGTTTTTAATAATCGTTGGTGTCAAGTCCGTCAAGACGCGGTGAAGTTATCCTCCGGACAAGTTATCGATGATTATTTCGTTAATATTCGTCCTGAAATTGTTTTAGTTGTTCCAGTTACTGGGGATAATCAATTGGTTTTTGTTCGTCAATATCGTCACGGAGTTAAGGAAATTTTATTGGAATTTCCCGCCGGAGCAGTAGATGCGGGTGAAGATAATATTACTGCGGCAGCGCGTCGGGAATTCGAGGAGGAAACTGGTTATCAAAGTGATTCTCTAATAGCTCTGGCTGTTTTGTACGATAATCCTGTTAAAGATACTAACAGAATTCATATTTTTTTGGCTCTTAATGCTACTCCCACTGGTCAACAAAAGTTAGATGTTACCGAGGAAATTGAAGTTATTCTTCGACCTTTACAGGAAATTAATCCCCAGGAAATTACTGTCTCTGGTAGTTTAGCTGCTTTCTATCTAGCGAGGGATTTTTTAAAGCAAAATTAA
- a CDS encoding TIGR04168 family protein translates to MVSSFPRTYKIAVIGDVHDQWEIEDNLALEALQVDLALFVGDFGNESLEIVGRIASLSLPKAVILGNHDAWYSATPWGRKQCPYDRDQEDRVTAQLELLGVAHVGYSKLDLPSLELSIVGGRPFTWGGSEWKNGEFLQERYNISSFAESTAKIIANIQDTAYNNLIFLGHNGPAGLGKEAEAICGRDWQPLGGDHGDPDLAAAIAQAQLLGKQVPLVSFGHMHHRLRHTTSRLRNPVVTSEMGTVYLNAASVPRILHSDRGKSRNFSLVTLEEGLVTEASLIWLNDNFEIISNRKLYHSGASIDRLSPQSCYS, encoded by the coding sequence ATGGTAAGTTCTTTCCCTCGCACCTATAAAATCGCCGTCATCGGTGACGTTCACGACCAATGGGAAATAGAAGATAATTTAGCTCTAGAAGCTTTACAAGTGGATTTAGCCCTATTTGTCGGCGATTTTGGCAATGAATCCCTAGAAATTGTCGGTCGGATTGCTAGTTTGTCCTTACCAAAAGCCGTTATTCTCGGTAATCATGACGCTTGGTATAGCGCCACCCCCTGGGGACGAAAGCAATGTCCCTACGATCGCGATCAAGAAGATCGTGTCACCGCCCAGTTAGAATTATTAGGGGTTGCCCATGTGGGTTACTCAAAACTAGACCTACCCAGTTTAGAGCTTTCGATTGTTGGGGGTCGTCCCTTTACTTGGGGGGGATCCGAGTGGAAAAATGGAGAATTTTTGCAAGAACGCTATAATATCAGCAGTTTTGCCGAATCTACCGCCAAAATTATCGCTAATATTCAAGATACTGCCTATAATAACCTGATTTTTTTAGGTCACAATGGTCCAGCCGGACTGGGAAAGGAAGCGGAAGCTATCTGTGGTCGCGATTGGCAACCCTTGGGAGGGGACCACGGGGATCCCGATTTAGCGGCGGCCATCGCACAAGCACAGCTATTAGGAAAACAGGTTCCTCTCGTCAGTTTCGGTCATATGCACCACCGTCTCCGTCATACTACTTCCCGTTTACGCAATCCCGTGGTCACTTCCGAGATGGGAACTGTTTATCTGAATGCTGCGAGTGTCCCTCGCATTCTCCACTCCGATAGGGGTAAATCTCGCAATTTTTCCCTAGTCACTCTTGAAGAAGGTCTAGTCACAGAAGCATCTTTAATCTGGTTGAATGATAATTTCGAGATTATCAGTAATAGAAAACTTTATCACTCCGGAGCGTCAATCGATCGCCTATCTCCCCAATCTTGTTATTCTTAA
- a CDS encoding cysteine desulfurase family protein: MQIYLDYSATTPTHPQVIERVATILQHHWGNPSSLHTWGQDTATVIEMAREQVAGLINANPDQIIFTSGGTEADNLAIIGVAQQYNRPRHIIISSVEHSAIAEPCKQLEQQGWQITRLPVNRQGRVNPLDLKAAIQSDTVLISIIYGQSEVGTLQPIEELGRIARERGVLFHTDAVQVAARCDIDVRKLPVDLLSLSSHKIYGMQGSGALYIRAGVDILPLLRGGGQEKGLRSGTPAVPAIAAFGLAAELAQKDLISEKMRLIALRDRLFDLLADYPYLLPTGDRFYRLPHHVSFIVRPDDDSHITGKQLVRQLNLAGIGISSGSACHSGKLSPSPILKAMGYSDREALAGIRLTLGRDTSAADIDWTALVLKQVIDRCLSALIVSKS, from the coding sequence ATGCAAATTTATCTTGACTATAGTGCCACTACCCCCACTCATCCCCAAGTAATCGAGCGGGTTGCCACTATTCTCCAACATCATTGGGGCAATCCCTCCAGTTTACACACTTGGGGACAGGATACGGCAACAGTCATCGAAATGGCCAGAGAACAGGTAGCAGGGTTAATTAATGCCAATCCAGACCAGATTATCTTTACTTCTGGCGGCACGGAAGCCGATAATTTAGCGATTATCGGGGTTGCTCAACAGTATAACCGCCCCCGTCATATAATTATTTCTAGTGTGGAACATTCGGCGATCGCTGAACCCTGTAAACAATTAGAGCAGCAAGGTTGGCAAATTACTCGTCTTCCCGTCAATCGTCAAGGTAGGGTTAATCCTTTAGACCTAAAAGCCGCAATTCAAAGCGATACGGTCTTAATTTCCATTATTTACGGACAAAGTGAGGTGGGAACCCTACAACCGATTGAAGAATTGGGCCGCATTGCCAGAGAAAGGGGAGTGCTTTTTCACACCGATGCGGTGCAGGTGGCGGCAAGATGCGATATTGATGTACGGAAACTGCCCGTAGATTTATTATCTCTTTCTAGCCATAAAATTTATGGAATGCAAGGATCGGGGGCTTTATACATCAGAGCAGGTGTCGATATTTTACCATTACTGCGGGGCGGTGGTCAGGAAAAAGGCCTGCGATCGGGAACCCCAGCCGTACCAGCGATCGCCGCTTTCGGTTTAGCGGCCGAATTAGCCCAAAAAGACTTAATTAGCGAAAAAATGCGTTTAATCGCCTTGCGAGATCGATTATTTGACCTCTTAGCCGATTATCCTTATCTGCTGCCCACGGGGGACCGATTCTATCGTTTACCCCACCACGTCAGCTTTATTGTCCGTCCGGACGATGACAGTCACATCACGGGAAAACAGCTAGTTCGTCAGCTTAATTTAGCAGGAATCGGCATTAGTTCCGGATCCGCCTGTCATAGTGGCAAACTTTCCCCTAGTCCAATTTTAAAAGCTATGGGCTACAGCGATCGAGAGGCATTGGCGGGAATTCGTTTAACCCTAGGAAGGGACACCAGTGCAGCCGATATCGATTGGACGGCGCTTGTATTAAAACAAGTGATCGATCGCTGTTTATCTGCTTTAATTGTAAGCAAGAGTTAG
- a CDS encoding M23 family metallopeptidase gives MYPSSVILKLFLGKSLKKKLSLCSGLGLVISGLITLAPNAIANSETGSETPVVENAAATLKAPVIKENTNPAPRLAIPENHQTDMPTLAPRAGGKNNFIDTRNFNPPSSVVVTERRSGCQTIAQNGQLVGGSCNLAARSPRRQPVSTVAKPLPPVNLARVRLNPNPAVRVGRQPRNQPVIANNSLRRYAPTLVASSAQVRLAAPTVIPSQVVALNPPEWNGVKLALAPVTRAEVEAISEATTYERATRLSPTDSNPTQRTDLLFPLALPAQITSVFGWRNHPVSGNRAMHAGTDLGAPMGTPVLAAYAGEVATADWLGGYGLTVILRHLDGSQESRYAHLSEITVKPGEWVEQGAVIGRVGSTGLSTGPHLHFEWRHLTEQGWTAVDAGLHLELALDNLVQRMQMAAATDPNQN, from the coding sequence ATGTATCCTTCATCGGTGATATTGAAACTTTTTCTAGGAAAATCGCTAAAAAAGAAGCTGAGTTTATGCAGTGGTCTCGGTTTAGTGATTAGCGGTCTGATCACTCTTGCTCCCAATGCGATCGCTAATTCCGAAACTGGCAGCGAAACCCCAGTGGTGGAAAATGCCGCCGCAACTCTAAAAGCCCCCGTTATCAAAGAAAATACTAATCCTGCCCCCCGTCTGGCTATCCCCGAAAACCATCAAACCGATATGCCTACCCTTGCCCCCCGGGCCGGCGGTAAAAATAATTTTATCGATACCAGAAACTTTAACCCCCCCAGTTCCGTTGTTGTCACCGAGCGCCGCAGTGGTTGCCAAACGATCGCCCAAAATGGTCAACTGGTAGGAGGTAGCTGTAATCTGGCGGCCCGGTCCCCCCGTCGTCAGCCGGTCAGCACTGTGGCCAAACCCTTACCCCCGGTTAATCTGGCCCGGGTGCGTCTCAATCCTAATCCGGCCGTGCGAGTAGGACGGCAGCCCCGAAATCAGCCGGTTATCGCTAATAATTCCCTGCGTCGTTATGCCCCCACTCTCGTCGCTTCTAGCGCCCAGGTACGTCTGGCTGCCCCGACGGTGATTCCAAGTCAGGTAGTGGCTCTCAATCCCCCGGAATGGAATGGCGTAAAATTGGCTTTGGCCCCGGTGACTCGCGCAGAAGTGGAAGCAATCAGCGAAGCGACCACCTATGAGCGGGCCACCCGTTTAAGTCCCACGGATTCTAACCCAACTCAACGCACCGATTTACTTTTTCCCCTCGCCCTTCCCGCCCAAATTACCTCGGTTTTCGGGTGGCGAAATCATCCAGTCAGCGGGAATCGGGCCATGCACGCGGGTACTGATTTAGGCGCACCGATGGGAACACCTGTATTAGCCGCCTACGCGGGGGAAGTGGCCACCGCCGACTGGTTAGGAGGTTACGGATTAACGGTGATTTTACGTCACCTCGATGGTAGTCAAGAATCTCGTTATGCCCACCTTTCGGAAATTACTGTCAAACCGGGAGAATGGGTGGAACAGGGTGCGGTTATCGGTCGCGTGGGTAGTACGGGACTTTCTACCGGTCCGCACCTACACTTTGAATGGCGACACCTAACGGAACAGGGTTGGACCGCCGTAGATGCCGGTTTACATCTAGAATTAGCCCTCGATAATCTGGTACAGAGAATGCAAATGGCCGCAGCCACTGACCCTAATCAGAATTGA